A portion of the Parasteatoda tepidariorum isolate YZ-2023 chromosome 5, CAS_Ptep_4.0, whole genome shotgun sequence genome contains these proteins:
- the LOC107451626 gene encoding glutamate [NMDA] receptor subunit 1-like, translating into MTSKNKFPNHIVVAVLTFKNFLEVKETPGKEIKISGGVDGRLLNVLSQALRFQYTVLKTPDNEWGRFINGQWSGIIGMVNRSEADIAIGLLSYNKERESAVDFTEPYTANEITFITAPPRMRSRTSAFVQPFDYITWSCVISCIIIVPLVFYFIAKRRYNFLRIFIGIYGSICHQNISPSFMGKNFFTVLWLWTAFMISVSYTNVLLAFLTVPTRDKAITSFEEMKEAIYKEKYKIMVTRGTTAIPTFLMSGKKNLIYIAQMIESNNWYVSMEDYLNENKFDGSTAFLGARSVFYFKYGKEPFTTKYVPQESGFSVPCGIAVRRGFCCKDMLDISITRIKRTGIFQKIVNDQLFRNWLYEVEKPLPKSSEHKLSLSDLLGVFILLLCGIIASIFVLIMEIFHNLSLDLKYRFQV; encoded by the coding sequence AtgacatcaaaaaataaatttccaaatcaCATTGTTGTGGCagttttgacttttaaaaattttttggaagtgAAAGAAACTCcaggaaaggaaataaaaatatccggAGGAGTTGATGGGAGACTGTTAAATGTTCTATCTCAAGCTCTTAGGTTCCAATACACAGTTCTCAAGACTCCAGATAATGAATGGGGTCGATTCATAAATGGACAATGGTCAGGAATAATTGGCATGGTAAACAGAAGTGAAGCAGACATAGCGATTGGACTATTAAGTTACAATAAGGAACGTGAATCAGCTGTTGATTTTACTGAACCATACACAGctaatgaaattacatttattacagCCCCTCCAAGAATGCGAAGTAGGACATCAGCTTTTGTGCAACCGTTTGATTATATTACGTGGTCATGTGTTATCAGTTGCATTATCATAGTACCACTGGTGTTCTATTTCATAGCCAAGAGAAGATACAACTTTCTCAGAATATTTATCGGCATTTATGGTAGTATATGTCACCAAAATATCAGCCCATCGTTTATGGGGAAAAACTTCTTTACAGTTCTGTGGCTATGGACTGCGTTTATGATATCAGTGAGCTATACAAATGTTTTACTTGCTTTTTTGACTGTGCCGACCCGAGATAAGGCAATTACAAGCTTCGAGGAAATGAAGGAAGCCATTtacaaggaaaaatataaaataatggttACAAGGGGAACTACCGCGATTCCTACATTCCTGATGAGTggaaaaaagaacttaatttacatTGCTCAAATGATAGAAAGCAATAACTGGTATGTATCTATGGAGGattatttaaacgaaaataagtTTGACGGATCAACAGCGTTTCTTGGGGCAAggtctgtattttattttaagtatggcAAAGAACCTTTCACTACCAAATACGTTCCACAAGAATCTGGATTTTCTGTTCCTTGTGGCATTGCAGTAAGGCGAGGATTTTGCTGTAAAGATATGCTGGACATCAGCATAACAAGAATAAAGCGTACTggcattttccaaaaaattgtaaatgatcAGTTGTTTAGAAATTGGCTTTATGAAGTTGAAAAACCTCTGCCCAAATCATCAGAACATAAACTTTCGTTGAGCGACTTGTTAGGAGTTTTCATATTGTTGTTGTGTGGTATTATTGCTTCTATATTTGTCCTCattatggaaatttttcataatttaagtttaGATCTTAAATATAGATTTCAAGTATAA